A region from the Poecilia reticulata strain Guanapo linkage group LG12, Guppy_female_1.0+MT, whole genome shotgun sequence genome encodes:
- the arhgef28a gene encoding rho guanine nucleotide exchange factor 28 isoform X2, translating to MRFCCVFVLVNGHRRRDREVQNQFSQRASDRLLSIVNDSDHTRQTQACEEDVKVRIDDVTHDSTGTDGSLWDPDDLLATDTPPPRRRREGLLPGSVSLSPVDRVLTRLSRQPFTKPSSPPLETCDISLVALEVDSEEEAPGPKSLLSRLFSDVGRSEDKKETPRPALDLTCTRSQSASACEPISKVLREDGVRLRSYSYSYSKFCPSRNPRDNHTPEEQRASSISEQPNDKREVRFRKRAQSADEEGSTELAESLQHLTLSEFLKEIEEEEMEKCNIPTKAESEKYRVTRTFSFLKNRMSSTRNKNKGKGKDRETKDRHLNGHRFATGPCLGPTLCVVCDKPASGKELLHCSGCTAIVHKSCKESVPPCLKKLQDRCAMTVEKSKTASLPQNFTVRDSPSHSVIPISATQPVLTPKQRKETGMQSCSLPGSLPNSDSMLSESSEAESEALRPKSHSEELLPTPGSSASNESSFGEDCVDSYIQTHSNILADSADYDAESWSLTVEHKFCKRQDKRAVKRQDVVYELMQTELHHLQTLHIMAEVFRRGMKEEVQLDAELVERVFPCLDQLLAFHHAFFTAMKERRQSSGQPPGHRNYLIQQIGDILLRQFSEENGEKMKQVYGEFCSHHNEAVAFFKDLMQHNKRFQSFIKQQGHNSLVRRREIPECILLVTQRITKYPVLLERILHYTQEQTEEHANLSKALTHIRDVIAAVDVRVSEYERHQRLQEVWNRMENRSVAKLKSGNIFRKQDMMGQTLRHQGMLLWKTATSRLKDVLALLLTDVLVFLQEKDQKYTFAAVDQKPPVIALQKLIVREVANEEKGMFLISASSAGPEMYEVHTSSKEERNTWMRLIREAVESCPEEPEEYASESEEEKRTAEARFQKILKLQESLTSQDQQICSSLEEKLQIYTELSVLSGRTDGGLVEPRLLVQPQSEELPQTAALLAAALQEAENLQATLSSKARSLSSHSQDSDSVFPISPAALSDPSSDASEKNGGNRSDTFDLQPLSDSQKKHQSTVDSEAAESVQTLTQLLYSLQAAVTIQDTCYEVQKLLLQASELASPRGPCLHLHGLRGNSLQEQEKQRNLEKRKEELAAAQRLREQLRQERERWERECQAKESQQVEQESRLEERERKCLQAAQKLRQDREELEEQLEEYQQSLERLREGQRSVERERERLEDHQKLLQAWKHGRQSSLPAVIPHLVIPLDVQQASSPNNSRQHSGNGSVFVNEAAFAGSSVNNRHFHHKQNDPRAHNCFNSLLDRSNNRQYPGDTSPHGTGYIYSNPLGSLKHSTSESSYNGNTWMSTADPDPELPHPSERHLELSTLVSLETDSDQEEGREEKIVFL from the exons ATGAGattttgctgtgtgtttgtcttaGTAAATGGGCACCGCAGACGGGACAGAGAAGTTCAGAACCAGTTCAGCCAGCGGGCTTCGGACCGTTTACTCTCCATCGTCAACGACTCTGATCACACCCGGCAAACTCAG GCTTGTGAAGAGGACGTTAAGGTAAGAATAGATGATGTGACGCATGACAGCACGGGGACTGATGGCAGCTTGTGGGACCCCGATGATCTTCTTGCGACCGACACCCCTCCGCCTCGTCGCCGTCGTGAAGGCCTCCTCCCTGGGTCCGTCTCTCTCTCACCAGTCGATCGGGTCCTCACCAGGCTGAGCCGTCAGCCCTTCACCAAGCCAAGCAGCCCGCCGTTGGAAACCTGCGACATCAG CCTGGTGGCCCTGGAGGTGGACAGTGAGGAAGAAGCTCCGGGGCCAAAGTCTCTGCTTTCACGGCTGTTTTCAGACGTTGGCAGAAGTGAAGACAAGAAGGAAACTCCACGTCCAGCTCTCGATCTCACTTGCACTCGGAGCCAGTCGGCCTCGGCGTGCGAACCCATTTCCAAA GTCTTGAGGGAGGACGGCGTTCGACTTCGCTCCTATTCCTACTCGTACTCCAAGTTCTGTCCAAGTCGTAACCCCAGGGACAACCACACACCAGAAG AACAAAGAGCCTCCAGCATTTCAGAGCAGCCCAATGATAAAAG AGAGGTTAGGTTCCGTAAGCGGGCCCAGTCTGCTGAcgaagagggcagcactgagctGGCAGAGTCGCTGCAGCATCTCACCCTGTCTGAGTTTCTCAAAGA GATTGAAGAAGAGGAGATGGAGAAGTGCAACATTCCCACCAAGGCAGAGTCAGAGAAGTATAGAGTCACTCGCACATTCAGCTTTCTGAAGAACAGGATGTCCAGCACACGCAACAAGAACAAG GGGAAAGGGAAGGACAGAGAAACCAAGGATAGGCACCTGAACGGCCACCGGTTTGCAACAGGCCCCTGTTTAGGTCCCACgctgtgtgtggtgtgtgaCAAACCAGCTTCTGGGAAGGAGCTTCTGCACTGCTCAG GTTGCACTGCTATCGTCCATAAGAGCTGTAAGGAGTCTGTCCCGCCGTGCTTGAAG AAACTACAGGATAGATGTGCGATGACAGTGGAGAAAAGCAAGACGGCGTCTCTTCCACAGA ACTTCACAGTGAGAGACAGTCCGTCTCATTCTGTGATCCCCATTTCTGCTACTCAACCTGTCCTCACTCCAAAGCAGAGGAAGGAGACTGGGATGCAGTCATGCTCTTTGCCTGGAAGCTTACCCAACAGTGACAG TATGCTCAGCGAGAGTTCAGAGGCAGAATCTGAAGCCCTGAGGCCGAAAAGCCATTCGGAGGAACTCCTGCCAACTCCGGGCTCCTCTGCCTCTAATGAGTCATCCTTCGGAGAAG ACTGTGTGGACTCGTACATTCAGACTCACAGCAACATTTTAGCGGATTCTGCTGATTACGATGCCGAGTCGTGGAGTTTGACGGTGGAGCACAAGTTTTGCAAGAGGCAAGACAAGCGGGCCGTCAAGAGGCAGGACGTTGTTTACG AGCTGATGCAGACTGAGCTCCACCACCTTCAGACTCTGCACATCATGGCCGAGGTTTTCCGGCGAGGCATGAAGGAAGAGGTGCAGTTGGACGCCGAGTTGGTGGAGCGGGTGTTTCCCTGCCTGGACCAGCTGCTCGCCTTCCACCACGCCTTCTTCACTGCCATGAAGGAGCGGCGTCAGAGCTCCGGGCAGCCCCCGGGTCACAGGAACTACCTGATACAGCAAATCGGTGACATCTTGCTCCGACAG TTTTCAGAAGAGAATGGAGAAAAAATGAAGCAGGTGTATGGAGAATTCTGCAGTCATCACAACGAAGCAGTCGCCTTTTTTAAGGATCTCATGCAGCATAATAAGAGATTTCAAAGCTTCATTAAG caacaagGTCATAACTCTTTGGTGCGGCGGAGAGAGATCCCAGAATGCATTTTGCTGGTAACTCAAAGGATCACAAAATACCCAGTGCTGCTGGAGAGGATCCTACACTATACTCAAG AGCAAACGGAGGAGCATGCCAACCTTTCCAAAGCCCTGACTCACATTCGGGACGTGATAGCGGCCGTGGACGTGAGAGTCAGCGAATACGAGCGCCACCAGAGGCTACAGGAAGTGTGGAACCGCATGGAGAACCGCAGCGTGGCCAAGCTGAAGAGCGGCAACATCTTCCGTAAGCAGGACATGATGGGTCAAACGCTCAGACACCAGGGCATGCTGCTGTGGAAGACCGCCACTAGTCGTCTTAAAG ATGTCCTGGCGCTCCTCCTCACAGATGTACTCGTCTTCCTTCAAGAGAAAGACCAGAAATACACATTTGCTGCTGTG GACCAAAAGCCTCCTGTCATCGCGCTGCAGAAGTTAATAGTTCGGGAAGTGGCGAACGAGGAGAAAGGGATGTTTTTGATCAGCGCCTCTTCTGCAGGCCCAGAAATGTACGAGGTTCACACTTCATCCAAAGAGGAGCGAAATACCTGGATGAGGCTCATTAGAGAGGCCGTAGAAAG CTGCCCTGAAGAACCAGAGGAATACGCAAGTGAGTCAGAAGAGGAGAAGCGAACTGCTGAGGCTCGTTTCCAGAAGATCCTCAAGTTACAAG AGAGCTTgacaagtcaagaccagcagaTCTGCTCCAGCctggaggagaagctgcagatCTACACAGAGCTGTCCGTGCTGAGCGGGAGGACGGACGGCGGGCTGGTGGAGCCGCGACTGCTGGTGCAGCCTCAGTCAGAGGAGCTGCCGCAGACCGCTGCGCTActggctgctgctctgcaaGAAG CTGAGAACCTCCAAGCCACGCTGTCGTCCAAGGCCCGCTCTCTGTCGAGTCACAGCCAGGACTCTGACTCGGTGTTTCCCATCAGCCCCGCCGCTCTGTCCGATCCCTCATCCGACGCCTCGGAGAAAAACGGGGGAAACCGGAGCGACACTTTTGACCTTCAGCCTCTGTCTGACTCgcaaaaaaaacaccagagtACAGTTGACTCCGAG gcTGCTGAGAGTGTCCAAACCTTGACTCAGTTACTCTACAGTCTGCAG GCTGCCGTAACCATTCAGGACACTTGCTACGAGGTCCAGAAGCTCCTCCTGCAAGCGAGCGAGCTGGCCTCGCCCCGCGGTCCCTGCCTGCACCTCCACGGCCTCCGCGGCAACTCACTGCAGGAGCAGGAGAAGCAGCGCAACCTGGAGAAGCGCAAGGAGGAGTTGGCAGCGGCCCAGCGGCTCCGGGAGCAGCTGCGCCAGGAGAGGGAGCGCTGGGAGCGAGAGTGCCAGGCCAAGGAGAGCCAGCAGGTGGAGCAGGAGAGCCGGctggaggagagggagaggaagtgCCTGCAGGCTGCGCAGAAGCTGAGGCAGGACAGGGAGGAGCTAGAGGAGCAACTGGAGGAGTACCAACAGAGCCTGGAGCGGCTCCGGGAGGGGCAGAGGAGCGTGGAGAGGGAGCGCGAGCGTCTGGAGGACCAtcagaagctgctgcaggccTGGAAGCACGGGCGGCAGAGCAGCCTGCCCGCCGTAATACCCCACCTGGTCATCCCTTTGGATGTGCAGCAG GCCTCTTCGCCAAATAACTCCAGACAGCACTCCGGTAACGGCTCTGTGTTTGTGAACGAGGCGGCATTTGCCGGCAGCAGCGTCAACAATCGCCACTTCCACCACAAGCAGAATGACCCGAGGGCACACAATTGTTTCAACAGCCTGTTGGACAGATCTAACAACAGACAGTACCCTGGTGACACGAGCCCGCACGGCACTGGATACATCTACAGTAATCCCTTGGGAAGTCTTAAGCACTCAACCAGTG AGTCCAGCTACAATGGTAACACCTGGATGTCGACAGCTGACCCTGATCCGGAGCTCCCACATCCCAGTGAGCGTCATCTGGAGCTGAGCACGCTGGTTTCCTTGGAGACTGACAGCGATCAGGAGGAGGGAAGGGAGGAAAAGATTGTGTTCCTGTGA
- the arhgef28a gene encoding rho guanine nucleotide exchange factor 28 isoform X4 — MRFCCVFVLVNGHRRRDREVQNQFSQRASDRLLSIVNDSDHTRQTQACEEDVKVRIDDVTHDSTGTDGSLWDPDDLLATDTPPPRRRREGLLPGSVSLSPVDRVLTRLSRQPFTKPSSPPLETCDISLVALEVDSEEEAPGPKSLLSRLFSDVGRSEDKKETPRPALDLTCTRSQSASACEPISKVLREDGVRLRSYSYSYSKFCPSRNPRDNHTPEEQRASSISEQPNDKRIEEEEMEKCNIPTKAESEKYRVTRTFSFLKNRMSSTRNKNKGKGKDRETKDRHLNGHRFATGPCLGPTLCVVCDKPASGKELLHCSGCTAIVHKSCKESVPPCLKKLQDRCAMTVEKSKTASLPQNFTVRDSPSHSVIPISATQPVLTPKQRKETGMQSCSLPGSLPNSDSMLSESSEAESEALRPKSHSEELLPTPGSSASNESSFGEDCVDSYIQTHSNILADSADYDAESWSLTVEHKFCKRQDKRAVKRQDVVYELMQTELHHLQTLHIMAEVFRRGMKEEVQLDAELVERVFPCLDQLLAFHHAFFTAMKERRQSSGQPPGHRNYLIQQIGDILLRQFSEENGEKMKQVYGEFCSHHNEAVAFFKDLMQHNKRFQSFIKQQGHNSLVRRREIPECILLVTQRITKYPVLLERILHYTQEQTEEHANLSKALTHIRDVIAAVDVRVSEYERHQRLQEVWNRMENRSVAKLKSGNIFRKQDMMGQTLRHQGMLLWKTATSRLKDVLALLLTDVLVFLQEKDQKYTFAAVDQKPPVIALQKLIVREVANEEKGMFLISASSAGPEMYEVHTSSKEERNTWMRLIREAVESCPEEPEEYASESEEEKRTAEARFQKILKLQESLTSQDQQICSSLEEKLQIYTELSVLSGRTDGGLVEPRLLVQPQSEELPQTAALLAAALQEAENLQATLSSKARSLSSHSQDSDSVFPISPAALSDPSSDASEKNGGNRSDTFDLQPLSDSQKKHQSTVDSEAAESVQTLTQLLYSLQAAVTIQDTCYEVQKLLLQASELASPRGPCLHLHGLRGNSLQEQEKQRNLEKRKEELAAAQRLREQLRQERERWERECQAKESQQVEQESRLEERERKCLQAAQKLRQDREELEEQLEEYQQSLERLREGQRSVERERERLEDHQKLLQAWKHGRQSSLPAVIPHLVIPLDVQQASSPNNSRQHSGNGSVFVNEAAFAGSSVNNRHFHHKQNDPRAHNCFNSLLDRSNNRQYPGDTSPHGTGYIYSNPLGSLKHSTSESSYNGNTWMSTADPDPELPHPSERHLELSTLVSLETDSDQEEGREEKIVFL; from the exons ATGAGattttgctgtgtgtttgtcttaGTAAATGGGCACCGCAGACGGGACAGAGAAGTTCAGAACCAGTTCAGCCAGCGGGCTTCGGACCGTTTACTCTCCATCGTCAACGACTCTGATCACACCCGGCAAACTCAG GCTTGTGAAGAGGACGTTAAGGTAAGAATAGATGATGTGACGCATGACAGCACGGGGACTGATGGCAGCTTGTGGGACCCCGATGATCTTCTTGCGACCGACACCCCTCCGCCTCGTCGCCGTCGTGAAGGCCTCCTCCCTGGGTCCGTCTCTCTCTCACCAGTCGATCGGGTCCTCACCAGGCTGAGCCGTCAGCCCTTCACCAAGCCAAGCAGCCCGCCGTTGGAAACCTGCGACATCAG CCTGGTGGCCCTGGAGGTGGACAGTGAGGAAGAAGCTCCGGGGCCAAAGTCTCTGCTTTCACGGCTGTTTTCAGACGTTGGCAGAAGTGAAGACAAGAAGGAAACTCCACGTCCAGCTCTCGATCTCACTTGCACTCGGAGCCAGTCGGCCTCGGCGTGCGAACCCATTTCCAAA GTCTTGAGGGAGGACGGCGTTCGACTTCGCTCCTATTCCTACTCGTACTCCAAGTTCTGTCCAAGTCGTAACCCCAGGGACAACCACACACCAGAAG AACAAAGAGCCTCCAGCATTTCAGAGCAGCCCAATGATAAAAG GATTGAAGAAGAGGAGATGGAGAAGTGCAACATTCCCACCAAGGCAGAGTCAGAGAAGTATAGAGTCACTCGCACATTCAGCTTTCTGAAGAACAGGATGTCCAGCACACGCAACAAGAACAAG GGGAAAGGGAAGGACAGAGAAACCAAGGATAGGCACCTGAACGGCCACCGGTTTGCAACAGGCCCCTGTTTAGGTCCCACgctgtgtgtggtgtgtgaCAAACCAGCTTCTGGGAAGGAGCTTCTGCACTGCTCAG GTTGCACTGCTATCGTCCATAAGAGCTGTAAGGAGTCTGTCCCGCCGTGCTTGAAG AAACTACAGGATAGATGTGCGATGACAGTGGAGAAAAGCAAGACGGCGTCTCTTCCACAGA ACTTCACAGTGAGAGACAGTCCGTCTCATTCTGTGATCCCCATTTCTGCTACTCAACCTGTCCTCACTCCAAAGCAGAGGAAGGAGACTGGGATGCAGTCATGCTCTTTGCCTGGAAGCTTACCCAACAGTGACAG TATGCTCAGCGAGAGTTCAGAGGCAGAATCTGAAGCCCTGAGGCCGAAAAGCCATTCGGAGGAACTCCTGCCAACTCCGGGCTCCTCTGCCTCTAATGAGTCATCCTTCGGAGAAG ACTGTGTGGACTCGTACATTCAGACTCACAGCAACATTTTAGCGGATTCTGCTGATTACGATGCCGAGTCGTGGAGTTTGACGGTGGAGCACAAGTTTTGCAAGAGGCAAGACAAGCGGGCCGTCAAGAGGCAGGACGTTGTTTACG AGCTGATGCAGACTGAGCTCCACCACCTTCAGACTCTGCACATCATGGCCGAGGTTTTCCGGCGAGGCATGAAGGAAGAGGTGCAGTTGGACGCCGAGTTGGTGGAGCGGGTGTTTCCCTGCCTGGACCAGCTGCTCGCCTTCCACCACGCCTTCTTCACTGCCATGAAGGAGCGGCGTCAGAGCTCCGGGCAGCCCCCGGGTCACAGGAACTACCTGATACAGCAAATCGGTGACATCTTGCTCCGACAG TTTTCAGAAGAGAATGGAGAAAAAATGAAGCAGGTGTATGGAGAATTCTGCAGTCATCACAACGAAGCAGTCGCCTTTTTTAAGGATCTCATGCAGCATAATAAGAGATTTCAAAGCTTCATTAAG caacaagGTCATAACTCTTTGGTGCGGCGGAGAGAGATCCCAGAATGCATTTTGCTGGTAACTCAAAGGATCACAAAATACCCAGTGCTGCTGGAGAGGATCCTACACTATACTCAAG AGCAAACGGAGGAGCATGCCAACCTTTCCAAAGCCCTGACTCACATTCGGGACGTGATAGCGGCCGTGGACGTGAGAGTCAGCGAATACGAGCGCCACCAGAGGCTACAGGAAGTGTGGAACCGCATGGAGAACCGCAGCGTGGCCAAGCTGAAGAGCGGCAACATCTTCCGTAAGCAGGACATGATGGGTCAAACGCTCAGACACCAGGGCATGCTGCTGTGGAAGACCGCCACTAGTCGTCTTAAAG ATGTCCTGGCGCTCCTCCTCACAGATGTACTCGTCTTCCTTCAAGAGAAAGACCAGAAATACACATTTGCTGCTGTG GACCAAAAGCCTCCTGTCATCGCGCTGCAGAAGTTAATAGTTCGGGAAGTGGCGAACGAGGAGAAAGGGATGTTTTTGATCAGCGCCTCTTCTGCAGGCCCAGAAATGTACGAGGTTCACACTTCATCCAAAGAGGAGCGAAATACCTGGATGAGGCTCATTAGAGAGGCCGTAGAAAG CTGCCCTGAAGAACCAGAGGAATACGCAAGTGAGTCAGAAGAGGAGAAGCGAACTGCTGAGGCTCGTTTCCAGAAGATCCTCAAGTTACAAG AGAGCTTgacaagtcaagaccagcagaTCTGCTCCAGCctggaggagaagctgcagatCTACACAGAGCTGTCCGTGCTGAGCGGGAGGACGGACGGCGGGCTGGTGGAGCCGCGACTGCTGGTGCAGCCTCAGTCAGAGGAGCTGCCGCAGACCGCTGCGCTActggctgctgctctgcaaGAAG CTGAGAACCTCCAAGCCACGCTGTCGTCCAAGGCCCGCTCTCTGTCGAGTCACAGCCAGGACTCTGACTCGGTGTTTCCCATCAGCCCCGCCGCTCTGTCCGATCCCTCATCCGACGCCTCGGAGAAAAACGGGGGAAACCGGAGCGACACTTTTGACCTTCAGCCTCTGTCTGACTCgcaaaaaaaacaccagagtACAGTTGACTCCGAG gcTGCTGAGAGTGTCCAAACCTTGACTCAGTTACTCTACAGTCTGCAG GCTGCCGTAACCATTCAGGACACTTGCTACGAGGTCCAGAAGCTCCTCCTGCAAGCGAGCGAGCTGGCCTCGCCCCGCGGTCCCTGCCTGCACCTCCACGGCCTCCGCGGCAACTCACTGCAGGAGCAGGAGAAGCAGCGCAACCTGGAGAAGCGCAAGGAGGAGTTGGCAGCGGCCCAGCGGCTCCGGGAGCAGCTGCGCCAGGAGAGGGAGCGCTGGGAGCGAGAGTGCCAGGCCAAGGAGAGCCAGCAGGTGGAGCAGGAGAGCCGGctggaggagagggagaggaagtgCCTGCAGGCTGCGCAGAAGCTGAGGCAGGACAGGGAGGAGCTAGAGGAGCAACTGGAGGAGTACCAACAGAGCCTGGAGCGGCTCCGGGAGGGGCAGAGGAGCGTGGAGAGGGAGCGCGAGCGTCTGGAGGACCAtcagaagctgctgcaggccTGGAAGCACGGGCGGCAGAGCAGCCTGCCCGCCGTAATACCCCACCTGGTCATCCCTTTGGATGTGCAGCAG GCCTCTTCGCCAAATAACTCCAGACAGCACTCCGGTAACGGCTCTGTGTTTGTGAACGAGGCGGCATTTGCCGGCAGCAGCGTCAACAATCGCCACTTCCACCACAAGCAGAATGACCCGAGGGCACACAATTGTTTCAACAGCCTGTTGGACAGATCTAACAACAGACAGTACCCTGGTGACACGAGCCCGCACGGCACTGGATACATCTACAGTAATCCCTTGGGAAGTCTTAAGCACTCAACCAGTG AGTCCAGCTACAATGGTAACACCTGGATGTCGACAGCTGACCCTGATCCGGAGCTCCCACATCCCAGTGAGCGTCATCTGGAGCTGAGCACGCTGGTTTCCTTGGAGACTGACAGCGATCAGGAGGAGGGAAGGGAGGAAAAGATTGTGTTCCTGTGA